CGAATCTGCCCCGCGAAATGGTCAAAACCTTCAGCTATCGCGTCATCTACCCAGCCGTCGTGCAAACCCTCGACATGCCCCGGCCAGAACTCCGGCTCAAAATCATGAAGCAGCGGCGGATGCTGCTTGGGGGCAGTGCGGTGATTTTAGCTGGACTCGTGACGGTGGGGGATTTGGTGATCAGTTTGCTGTACAACGAGAAGTACGAACAAGCAATTTGGATGATGCCGCTCCTCTGCGCGGGGATATGGTTTTCCGTGCTGTTCTATACGATTAGCCAAGTCTTGTTGGCGATCGGTAAACCGATGTACTCCGCACAATGTAACTTTGTACGCTTTGTTCTCGTGGCGATCGGTTTGCCGCTGGGATATTACTTGGGAGAGCTACCGGGTGCGGTTTTAGCCATCTCATTGAGCGACGTCCCACTCTACCTGACAAACTTGTATGGTCTACAAAAAGAACAGCTCTCTTGTATCCGGCAGGATCTTGAGTTTACGGGGTATTTTGTTGCTCTCTTAGTGCTTTGTTTGGGTGTGCGCTATGCGCTGGGATATGGATACCCGATCGAAAATTTATTTCTGAATTAAGCCAGACGAAATTCAATGTATTTTGAACAGCCTTTATCCTTACTGCTAGAAAGGCTGTTCATCAGACCAACAACTATTCAGTTGATGACTATGATGCAATGACCTGTGCTAATTCATCACCTAGCAGCTCACAGATTTGTTCCCGATGCCGTGGCTGAATCAACCGAGCACCCTTAATCCAATAAGTCACCATTGAACGATCGAGATGTAAATGCTCAGCTAACTTCGATCGGCTTAAACCGCTAATTTCCAAGGCCTGAGCCAGATTTTTGCCCGTAAACCGTTCAGTCAAAGGCAAATCCACCAGGGCTGGAGCCTGAGCCACAAGCTGGGGGGGGGTAATCCGAATTTGGGCTTGGAGCCACTCATCCACCCATTGCGCCGCTTCGCTGTCCATCTGAGGCGGACTCCCATCGGGCTGATACCAAGCGGGCTGGAAATAGATCGGATAGGTCTCAGGATCGAATTCGATACGCCAACCGAGCTTCTGGAGACTATGTAACGTGGTATTCCAACGGGAAAATTCGGTATTGCGCCGGTCTTTGCGGCGATGAATTTCAATAAGTGCGGCTTTCGACTCGACTTGCTCAAGAATTGCGCCAACGGCATAGAACGGTGATTCATGCGTGTCTAAACGATCGAGCAACAACAGCAAAATCGCGAGCTTCGCCGTGAGCGGTTTACGGGTGGGATTGATCTGGAGGATGCTTTCGGCTTGATGACCAAACTGGGCTAAGCCAGCTTGCTTCTCGCTATCGGTCGCGGCCACAAATTGCTCTGTCCACAGCCCTAAACCAACTCGCACGGTTAGATCTTGGGCTTCTTCGGGCTGGAAACCCCCAATCGCATGGGTGATCGAGCCACCATATTCCATCTCTTCTAAGACCCAAAAGGGAATCCGCAGCGCTGTAAAGCGCGACTTCTCACCATCGATCTGACTGACCAACAATGACAGGTTACAGACCAGCTCAAACCAGTTACCCGCAAGGCGTAAACGCTTACCAAGGCTAATATCCCGGTCCCGCTCCCAAATATTCAAACGCAGTAAGTCGGTGGTGCTGAGTTCGACGATCTCTTCCCAAGGGTCACTCGCTTTGACCAAGCGGGTGGTCAGGAGTAGAAAGACATAAGCTGCTTCAATCCCAAACTGCTGCAAAATTTGCCAGGCCACCTTGGCGAACACAAAATCAACTCGCTGGCTGTTGGCGTCGCCTTTGACAATCTCATGTTCGAGGAAGGTTGTCCCCGTAATCTGTCGCCAGTAGGGATAGCTTCCCCGCGGACTCGGTAACGATAGCGGCGTATAGTCACCGCTAACAATCGGCGTGCTGTCATCGATTAAGCCGTCATTCAGAATCAGATCCTGCGGCGTTCCCTCTTTGAGCTGTCGCGCCTTGATTTCGGCCGCTGCTTGGCGGTATTGTTTCGGGTCGCCTTCCTTAAACGGCTGCCGCTCTTGATGTTTCCGATCGTAGATTTTCTGAACCGAGGTTTGCCAGTCAGAATTCGCAGCGGTTTCCGGCGATTCACCGGGTTGAGGCGGATTATTTGCTGATGATTCTGGCTCTTTGTCTGGCTTCATAGACAACCTCGCACGTAACCGCACCGCAGTCGGCCGATAGTCTCGTTTCCCTAGCCTACTGCCTTTTCGATCAGACATGTGCATTTGTCGCCAAGGATTAACCATTTTGAGAAAATTTTTAGCATTCTTTTAGCAATCGCCTTGCCCAAACCAGGCGATATCAGCGGTAAATTATGGAGGCGCTGATCCCATTTTCAGATTTCCGAAAATTCAAATTTAATTATACCATTTTTACTGGTATGATTTTCCACAAATCCCTTGTATGATTCTGTTGTGAATTTCACCAATTCAAAAATAAAACCATACAAATCATGATTTTTTCGAGATTTGATCCCGAAATCCGAAAAAAACTCCAAAATCAGCCAGTTATTTTGGGCAATGCCAAGTAGAATGCTCTCGCAAGATTCCCCATAATCTATCCCACTCAAGATTCATCAAGTAGAACAATCTCGCAGACCTAATCCAATCACATGGCGACGATCGCTACTTGAACTATTCCCCTAATCATCAGTCCCATGGCAAATTGCTGAGACATGAGCAATTTTTCTGTATGTTGTGTTCTACGTGTTTAATGTCTCACATTTAATATTGGGAATCTGAATCCTTACTTCCTGTCAATTCTATATTTTAGCCGCTGTGATTATTACCATTGCTAGTTTCAAAGGTGGCGTCGGCAAAACAACTACAGCCGTGCATCTCGCTTGTTATTTCTCCAACCTTGGCAAAACCCTGGTGATCGATGGTGACCCGAACCACAGTGCTACAGGCTGGGCGGCACGGGGCAATGTCCCATTCAAAGTGGTCGATATCATGCAAGCACCGATGCATTCGCGCAACTATGAGCACATTATTATCGATACCGCCGCGCGGCCCAGCCGGGAAGATATTGAAGCCTTAGTTGATGGCTGTGATCTGCTGATTTTGCCCACAACCCCCGATGCCTTGGCGATGGAGGCGTTACTCCA
The Romeriopsis navalis LEGE 11480 DNA segment above includes these coding regions:
- a CDS encoding helix-turn-helix domain-containing protein; translation: MKPDKEPESSANNPPQPGESPETAANSDWQTSVQKIYDRKHQERQPFKEGDPKQYRQAAAEIKARQLKEGTPQDLILNDGLIDDSTPIVSGDYTPLSLPSPRGSYPYWRQITGTTFLEHEIVKGDANSQRVDFVFAKVAWQILQQFGIEAAYVFLLLTTRLVKASDPWEEIVELSTTDLLRLNIWERDRDISLGKRLRLAGNWFELVCNLSLLVSQIDGEKSRFTALRIPFWVLEEMEYGGSITHAIGGFQPEEAQDLTVRVGLGLWTEQFVAATDSEKQAGLAQFGHQAESILQINPTRKPLTAKLAILLLLLDRLDTHESPFYAVGAILEQVESKAALIEIHRRKDRRNTEFSRWNTTLHSLQKLGWRIEFDPETYPIYFQPAWYQPDGSPPQMDSEAAQWVDEWLQAQIRITPPQLVAQAPALVDLPLTERFTGKNLAQALEISGLSRSKLAEHLHLDRSMVTYWIKGARLIQPRHREQICELLGDELAQVIAS
- a CDS encoding ParA family protein, whose product is MIITIASFKGGVGKTTTAVHLACYFSNLGKTLVIDGDPNHSATGWAARGNVPFKVVDIMQAPMHSRNYEHIIIDTAARPSREDIEALVDGCDLLILPTTPDALAMEALLHTVELLQELGTEDYRILLTAIPSRPRKTGDMAREAMGGLPLFNQSIRRFVAYEKAALEGVPVYQTGDANGKIAWREYEQVGQEILQ